Proteins from one Sphingopyxis terrae subsp. terrae NBRC 15098 genomic window:
- a CDS encoding DUF4136 domain-containing protein translates to MMMSKTIFRRLGLAAMTGAALVMAGCAATPFRADVARFQTQLPAPQGQSFAIEANDPALQGGIEFNQYATLVAGELTRYGYRPAAPGEKADMVVRMDYGIDKGRERVVSSPGFGNPWYGGYYGRGFYSPPVIVRGPRGRRYIYGWRDPFMWGGFGPSWGYNDVESFTVYTSDLNLQISRAADGYRLFEGHAQAQSRDNDLTQIVPNLVEAMFTNFPGNSGERVRITVAPPEKK, encoded by the coding sequence ATGATGATGAGCAAGACAATCTTTCGGCGTCTGGGACTCGCCGCCATGACGGGCGCGGCGCTGGTGATGGCCGGCTGTGCCGCCACGCCCTTCCGCGCCGATGTCGCGCGCTTCCAGACCCAGCTTCCCGCACCGCAGGGGCAGAGCTTCGCGATCGAGGCGAATGACCCGGCGCTGCAGGGCGGGATCGAGTTCAATCAATATGCGACGCTCGTCGCGGGTGAACTGACGCGCTATGGCTATCGTCCCGCCGCCCCCGGCGAAAAGGCCGACATGGTCGTGCGCATGGATTATGGCATCGACAAGGGGCGCGAACGCGTCGTCTCCTCGCCCGGCTTCGGCAATCCCTGGTACGGCGGCTATTACGGCCGCGGCTTCTATTCGCCGCCCGTGATCGTGCGCGGCCCCCGCGGGCGCCGCTATATTTACGGCTGGCGCGACCCCTTCATGTGGGGCGGCTTCGGCCCGAGCTGGGGCTATAATGACGTCGAAAGCTTCACCGTCTACACCAGCGACCTCAATCTGCAGATCAGCCGCGCCGCCGACGGCTATCGATTGTTCGAAGGCCATGCACAGGCGCAGTCACGCGATAATGACCTGACGCAGATCGTTCCCAATCTTGTCGAGGCGATGTTCACCAACTTCCCCGGCAATTCGGGCGAACGGGTGCGCATCACCGTGGCGCCGCCCGAAAAGAAGTAA
- the trpS gene encoding tryptophan--tRNA ligase gives MRIVSGIQPTGNLHLGNYLGAIRNWVRMQDQVASEGGDCLFFLADLHAISMPHVPADLTANTRAMTAALVACGIDPDRSTLFNQARVPAHAELQWLLNGTARIGWLNRMTQFKDKSGKNREGASAALYTYPVLQAADVLLYQATHVPVGEDQKQHLELARDIAQKFNNDYASAQDPVFTLPEPIIPPDAARIMSLRDGSAKMSKSDPSDMSRINLTDDADTMMQKVKKAKTDPEPLPSEAAGLEGRPEARNLVGIYATLADSSTDAVLQQFGGQGFGAFKPALGELLVERLAPINARFVALKDDQTALDAILDKGADKARALAKPTLDTTYKVLGLCR, from the coding sequence ATGCGGATCGTTTCGGGCATCCAGCCCACCGGAAATTTGCACCTCGGCAATTATCTGGGCGCGATCCGCAACTGGGTGCGGATGCAGGATCAGGTGGCGAGCGAAGGCGGCGACTGCCTGTTCTTTCTGGCCGACCTGCACGCAATCTCGATGCCGCACGTCCCGGCCGATCTGACCGCAAACACCCGCGCGATGACTGCGGCGCTCGTCGCCTGCGGCATCGACCCCGACCGTTCGACCCTGTTCAACCAGGCGCGCGTCCCCGCGCATGCCGAGCTGCAATGGTTGCTCAACGGCACCGCGCGGATCGGCTGGCTGAACAGGATGACGCAGTTCAAGGACAAGTCGGGCAAGAATCGCGAGGGCGCCTCGGCGGCGCTCTACACCTATCCGGTGCTGCAGGCGGCCGACGTGCTGCTCTATCAGGCGACGCACGTTCCCGTCGGCGAGGACCAGAAGCAGCATCTGGAGCTGGCGCGCGACATCGCGCAGAAGTTCAACAATGACTATGCGAGCGCGCAAGACCCGGTCTTCACCCTGCCCGAACCGATCATCCCGCCCGACGCGGCACGGATCATGAGCCTGCGCGACGGGTCGGCCAAGATGTCCAAATCCGATCCGTCGGACATGAGCCGCATCAACCTGACCGACGATGCTGACACGATGATGCAGAAGGTGAAGAAGGCGAAGACCGATCCCGAACCGCTGCCGTCCGAGGCCGCAGGGCTGGAAGGGCGGCCCGAGGCGCGCAATCTGGTCGGGATTTACGCCACGCTTGCCGACTCGAGCACCGACGCGGTGCTGCAACAGTTCGGCGGGCAGGGCTTCGGCGCGTTCAAGCCCGCGCTCGGCGAGCTGCTGGTCGAGCGGCTGGCGCCGATCAACGCGCGCTTCGTCGCGCTCAAGGACGACCAGACGGCGCTCGACGCGATCCTCGACAAGGGCGCCGACAAGGCACGCGCGCTTGCAAAGCCGACGCTCGACACCACATACAAAGTCTTGGGGCTTTGCCGCTAA
- the murJ gene encoding murein biosynthesis integral membrane protein MurJ — translation MSSLVKNVGTIGGLTLLSRIFGFARDMLLARVLGAGLAADAFQLAFTLPNTFRRLFAEGAFSVAFVPMYSRALHGSEGDGEAAAARFADDVLSVFLWTLLVFSGVMMAVMPGIVWILARDFGSVPGKFELAVFLSRVTFPYLALISLVAMLSGLLNARSRFAPGAFAPVLLNIVLIGGIITGWWLRGDSHDDRIVALALAAAVSLAGVAQLAYLWWAVRRAGLRLHLRLPRLTPEVRRLGMLILPATFGAGIYQISQFVDTFFATSLPQGSLTLLKLADRLNQLPLGIVGIALGTAILPMLSRHIHSGDAAEAQRLQSNAFEMATLLTLPAAAALAICAPAFVTAFFVGGKFTAADGAIMADIVVALVAGLPAYVIVKILNPGFFAREDTRTPVWTALAALTLNIAINLYVVERYGIVGLAGATAASASFNCLLLYAVLHRRGWFHFTARLASRIARQIVAVAAMSALLVWLMPVVAPYYGGNVAERVGALAALVLAGGATFFAVAFLVGALDKDLVAMLTRRRGKPAPTQE, via the coding sequence ATGAGCAGCCTGGTCAAGAACGTCGGGACGATCGGCGGGCTGACGCTGCTCAGCCGGATCTTCGGCTTCGCGCGCGACATGCTGCTTGCGCGCGTGCTCGGAGCCGGGCTGGCGGCCGACGCCTTTCAGCTCGCCTTCACCCTGCCCAACACCTTTCGGCGGCTGTTTGCCGAGGGCGCCTTCTCGGTCGCCTTCGTGCCGATGTACAGTCGCGCGCTGCACGGCAGCGAAGGCGACGGCGAAGCGGCGGCGGCGCGCTTCGCCGACGATGTGCTGTCGGTCTTTCTGTGGACGCTGCTCGTCTTTTCGGGCGTCATGATGGCCGTAATGCCGGGAATCGTGTGGATTCTCGCGCGTGATTTTGGCAGCGTTCCCGGCAAGTTCGAGCTGGCGGTCTTCCTCAGCCGCGTCACCTTTCCCTATCTGGCGCTGATCAGCCTCGTCGCGATGCTGTCGGGCCTGCTGAACGCGCGGTCGCGCTTTGCGCCCGGCGCCTTTGCGCCCGTGCTCCTCAACATCGTGCTGATCGGCGGGATCATCACCGGCTGGTGGCTGCGCGGCGACAGTCACGACGACCGGATCGTCGCGCTCGCGCTCGCGGCAGCGGTCAGCCTCGCGGGGGTTGCCCAGCTTGCCTATCTGTGGTGGGCGGTGCGACGCGCCGGGCTGCGCCTGCATCTGCGGCTGCCGCGGCTGACGCCCGAGGTCCGGCGGCTGGGCATGCTGATCCTTCCCGCCACGTTCGGCGCGGGCATCTACCAGATCAGCCAGTTCGTCGACACCTTCTTCGCCACCTCGCTGCCGCAGGGGTCGCTAACCTTGCTCAAGCTCGCTGACCGGCTCAACCAGTTGCCTCTCGGCATTGTCGGCATTGCGCTCGGCACAGCGATCCTGCCGATGCTGTCGCGCCATATTCACAGCGGCGACGCCGCCGAGGCGCAGCGGTTGCAGAGCAATGCCTTTGAAATGGCAACGCTGCTCACCCTGCCCGCCGCCGCCGCGCTTGCCATTTGCGCGCCCGCCTTCGTCACCGCCTTTTTCGTGGGCGGCAAATTCACTGCGGCCGACGGCGCAATCATGGCCGATATCGTCGTGGCACTGGTCGCGGGGCTGCCGGCCTATGTGATCGTCAAGATATTGAACCCCGGCTTTTTCGCGCGCGAAGACACACGGACGCCGGTGTGGACCGCGCTCGCCGCGCTCACCCTCAATATTGCGATCAACCTCTATGTCGTCGAACGCTATGGCATCGTCGGACTCGCCGGGGCGACCGCAGCTTCGGCAAGCTTCAACTGCCTGCTGCTCTATGCCGTGCTCCACCGCCGCGGCTGGTTCCATTTTACCGCCCGGCTGGCAAGCCGGATCGCGCGGCAGATCGTCGCGGTCGCGGCAATGTCGGCGCTGCTCGTCTGGCTGATGCCCGTCGTCGCCCCCTATTATGGCGGCAATGTCGCCGAACGGGTCGGCGCGCTCGCCGCGCTCGTGCTGGCGGGCGGCGCGACCTTTTTCGCCGTGGCTTTCCTTGTCGGTGCGCTTGACAAGGATCTGGTCGCCATGCTGACGCGGCGCCGCGGCAAGCCCGCGCCAACACAGGAGTAA
- the secB gene encoding protein-export chaperone SecB produces MADETSIDINPAPQANGEDTSPAIGLISQYVKDLSFENPNAPAVFQWQSAPQMDVQFNIAADGVGDNLFEVTLKIDVTAKHDEGTAFVIELKYAGLFGVRNVPDDQLQPFFLAEAPRILFPFARRVVADVVRDGGFQPLLLDPIDFHGLFMQQVQAQAEQAGDAAPVGQA; encoded by the coding sequence ATGGCCGACGAGACCAGCATCGACATCAATCCCGCACCGCAGGCGAATGGCGAAGACACCAGCCCCGCGATCGGCCTGATTTCGCAATATGTGAAGGATCTGTCGTTCGAAAACCCCAATGCTCCGGCGGTTTTCCAGTGGCAGTCGGCGCCGCAGATGGACGTCCAGTTCAACATCGCCGCCGACGGCGTCGGTGACAATCTGTTCGAAGTGACGCTGAAGATCGATGTCACCGCCAAGCATGACGAAGGCACGGCCTTTGTCATCGAGCTCAAATATGCGGGCCTGTTCGGCGTGCGCAACGTCCCCGACGATCAGCTTCAGCCCTTCTTCCTCGCCGAAGCGCCGCGCATCCTGTTCCCCTTCGCACGCCGCGTCGTTGCCGACGTCGTGCGCGATGGCGGTTTCCAGCCGCTGCTGCTCGACCCGATCGATTTCCACGGCCTGTTCATGCAGCAGGTGCAGGCGCAGGCCGAACAGGCGGGCGACGCCGCGCCGGTCGGCCAGGCCTGA
- a CDS encoding Tim44/TimA family putative adaptor protein, translated as MTAFSIILLAMIAAFLGMRLYSVLGKRTGHEQEPVMPRRDDRAAPAPVRLDEADAAGSSRDQAPVKSGLVYEPSAEAGLRQLLASDRHFDAGRFMDGAQAAYRMILEAFWKGDRDTLRDLCDDDSYEGFIAAIEDREARGEKLENRLIGIDSAKITAVELGRNEARITVRYQADISAVTRDADGKLIAGSMTDGVQTDDLWTFRRKVGSSDPNWLLDEADVA; from the coding sequence GTGACCGCTTTCTCGATCATCCTGCTCGCCATGATTGCCGCCTTCCTCGGCATGCGGCTCTATTCGGTGCTCGGCAAGCGGACGGGGCATGAGCAGGAACCCGTGATGCCGCGCCGCGACGACCGCGCCGCGCCGGCGCCGGTGCGGCTCGACGAAGCCGATGCGGCGGGCTCGTCGCGTGATCAGGCACCGGTGAAAAGCGGACTTGTCTATGAACCCTCTGCCGAAGCCGGTCTGCGCCAGTTGCTGGCGAGCGACCGCCACTTCGATGCCGGCCGCTTCATGGACGGCGCGCAGGCGGCCTATCGCATGATCCTCGAGGCCTTCTGGAAGGGCGACCGCGACACGCTGCGCGACCTGTGCGACGACGACAGCTACGAAGGCTTCATCGCGGCGATCGAGGATCGTGAAGCGCGCGGCGAAAAGCTGGAAAATCGCCTGATCGGGATCGATTCGGCCAAGATCACCGCAGTCGAACTCGGCCGCAATGAAGCGCGCATCACCGTGCGCTACCAGGCGGATATCAGCGCGGTGACGCGCGATGCCGACGGCAAGCTGATCGCCGGATCGATGACCGACGGGGTGCAGACCGACGATCTGTGGACCTTCCGCCGCAAGGTCGGCAGCAGCGATCCCAACTGGCTGCTCGACGAAGCCGACGTCGCCTGA
- the mltA gene encoding murein transglycosylase A yields MTFRGDAVPDRRPRLRCVGLALLLTVPLLSGCASVIPAAAGPRPAPATNPTPTPAPTTAAPRPYQPRPSVPPGAAAKPIPATPNPPLAAPPVPATATSAVESGVVAGPEFNALGIAPEQATAALIAFRLSCPSVQRRTDASGLTQPSEWAEACSAASGWADRDAGNFFSRYFGTVQVGAGTAFVTGYYEPEIAASRTRRPGYDVPIYRRPADLVDVDLGLFSKDLQGKKIRGRVDGSNFIPYFDRLAIERGALAGRGLEIAWAADAAEFFFLQVQGSGRLRLPDGGVMRIGYDSQNGRDYVGIGKLLLDRGALQPGQASMQGILDYLRADPVRGAAVMNENPSWVFFRELTGPGPLGALGVPVTGRASVAADPKYVPLGAPVFLSLDRAEPNGLWVAQDTGGAIKGANRFDSFWGAGDKARAIAGGMAARGSALILLPRAAVARLTAAAR; encoded by the coding sequence ATGACGTTCCGGGGGGACGCCGTGCCGGATCGCAGGCCGCGCCTTCGCTGCGTCGGCCTCGCGCTTCTCTTGACCGTTCCGCTGCTGTCGGGCTGTGCCTCGGTGATCCCGGCGGCCGCCGGACCGCGCCCCGCCCCTGCGACTAACCCGACACCGACTCCGGCCCCCACGACCGCCGCCCCGCGCCCTTATCAGCCGCGCCCCTCGGTGCCGCCGGGCGCCGCCGCGAAGCCGATTCCCGCAACCCCCAATCCGCCGCTCGCCGCCCCGCCGGTTCCCGCGACCGCGACCAGCGCGGTCGAAAGCGGCGTCGTTGCCGGTCCCGAATTTAATGCGCTGGGCATTGCGCCCGAACAGGCGACCGCCGCGCTGATCGCCTTCCGGCTGAGCTGCCCGTCGGTGCAGCGCCGTACCGATGCGAGCGGGCTCACGCAGCCGAGCGAATGGGCCGAAGCGTGCAGCGCCGCGAGCGGCTGGGCCGACCGCGATGCCGGTAATTTCTTCAGCCGCTATTTCGGCACGGTGCAGGTCGGTGCAGGCACCGCCTTCGTCACCGGCTATTACGAACCCGAAATCGCCGCCTCGCGGACGCGGCGGCCGGGCTATGACGTGCCGATCTACCGGCGCCCTGCCGATCTGGTCGATGTCGACCTTGGCCTGTTTTCGAAAGACTTGCAGGGCAAGAAGATCCGCGGCCGCGTCGATGGCAGCAATTTCATCCCCTATTTTGATCGCCTCGCGATCGAACGCGGCGCGCTTGCCGGGCGCGGCCTCGAAATCGCCTGGGCGGCCGATGCGGCCGAATTCTTTTTCCTGCAGGTGCAGGGGTCGGGGCGGCTGCGCCTGCCCGACGGCGGCGTCATGCGGATCGGTTACGACAGCCAGAACGGCCGCGATTATGTCGGCATCGGCAAGCTGCTGCTCGACCGCGGCGCGCTCCAGCCGGGGCAGGCCTCGATGCAGGGCATCCTCGATTATCTGCGCGCCGACCCGGTGCGTGGTGCTGCGGTGATGAATGAAAATCCGAGCTGGGTCTTCTTCCGCGAACTCACCGGACCCGGGCCGCTCGGCGCGCTCGGCGTGCCGGTCACGGGCCGCGCGAGCGTCGCCGCCGATCCCAAATATGTGCCGCTCGGCGCCCCGGTCTTCCTCTCGCTCGACCGCGCCGAGCCCAATGGGCTGTGGGTGGCGCAGGACACCGGCGGCGCGATCAAGGGCGCGAACCGGTTCGACAGCTTCTGGGGCGCCGGCGACAAGGCGCGTGCGATCGCGGGTGGCATGGCGGCGCGCGGTTCGGCGCTGATCCTGCTGCCGCGCGCTGCGGTCGCGCGGCTCACCGCCGCCGCGCGCTGA
- a CDS encoding Smr/MutS family protein, protein MARRLAPEENALWKRVAATVKPLHRAPSPLEPAAPPTVRPPKPEPRGLAVAAAARARPAALPPPRRIHGQATLDSHWDRRLRKGHVRPDLSIDLHGHSLASAQALLDDAIGRALLRGARVLLVVAGRLRPGADRLPQPHEPRPRGAIRASLADWLAVSPHADRIVALRPAHISHGGAGAVYVILRRSRED, encoded by the coding sequence ATGGCGCGCCGCCTCGCTCCCGAAGAAAATGCGCTGTGGAAACGGGTCGCGGCCACGGTGAAGCCGCTCCATCGCGCACCGTCGCCGCTCGAACCGGCGGCGCCGCCGACGGTGCGTCCCCCCAAGCCGGAGCCGCGCGGCCTCGCCGTCGCCGCCGCGGCGCGGGCCCGGCCCGCCGCGCTCCCCCCGCCGCGCCGTATCCATGGGCAGGCGACGCTCGACAGCCATTGGGACCGGCGGCTGCGCAAGGGGCACGTCCGCCCCGACCTCAGCATCGATCTCCACGGCCACAGCCTTGCCTCGGCGCAGGCGCTGCTCGACGATGCGATCGGGCGGGCGCTGCTGCGCGGCGCGCGCGTGCTGCTCGTCGTCGCGGGGCGCCTGCGGCCGGGCGCCGACCGCTTGCCGCAGCCGCACGAACCGCGTCCGCGCGGCGCAATCCGCGCTTCGCTGGCCGACTGGCTGGCGGTGTCGCCCCATGCCGACCGCATCGTCGCGCTGCGCCCCGCGCACATCAGCCATGGCGGCGCGGGCGCGGTCTATGTCATCCTGCGGCGCAGCCGCGAGGATTAG
- the dapE gene encoding succinyl-diaminopimelate desuccinylase → MTMTIDPVDLARALIAAPSVTPATGAVFDLLEAALAPLGFTVERFIDGIEPDGPVENLLAVRAGTGPVHFGFAGHLDVVPPGVGWTGDAFAPEIRGDLLYGRGAVDMKGSIAAFVAAAAATPAEAGTISLIITGDEEGPAIFGTRALMEHMDARGVKPDMIIVGEPTSVNRLGDMVKIGRRGSVNIWIDVPGTQGHVAYPHLADNPIPKLVRILAAIDTVTLDEGTAWFQPSNIEFTDLEVGNGATNVIPASARARLSIRFNDQQKGADLVAMVERIAQDVEPAAKVIGKISGEAFLTPPGALSSLVADAIRAETGIEADMSTTGGTSDARFLHALCPVVEFGLTNATMHKLDEAVAVEDLHTLTAIYRGILDRALR, encoded by the coding sequence ATGACCATGACCATCGACCCCGTCGACCTTGCCCGGGCGCTGATCGCCGCGCCGAGCGTCACGCCCGCGACCGGCGCCGTCTTCGACTTGCTGGAGGCGGCGCTCGCCCCGCTCGGGTTCACGGTCGAGCGCTTCATCGATGGGATCGAACCCGACGGGCCGGTCGAAAATCTGCTCGCGGTACGAGCGGGCACCGGCCCGGTGCATTTCGGCTTTGCCGGGCATCTTGACGTCGTACCCCCGGGCGTCGGCTGGACCGGCGATGCTTTCGCGCCCGAAATTCGCGGCGATCTGCTCTACGGCCGCGGCGCGGTCGACATGAAGGGTTCGATCGCCGCCTTCGTCGCCGCGGCGGCGGCAACCCCCGCCGAAGCAGGAACGATCAGCCTGATCATCACCGGCGACGAGGAAGGCCCGGCGATCTTCGGCACCCGCGCGCTGATGGAGCATATGGATGCGCGCGGGGTGAAGCCCGACATGATCATCGTCGGCGAACCGACGTCGGTGAACCGGCTCGGCGACATGGTGAAGATCGGCCGGCGCGGATCGGTCAATATCTGGATCGACGTGCCGGGGACGCAGGGCCATGTCGCCTATCCGCACTTGGCCGACAATCCGATCCCCAAGCTGGTGCGCATCCTGGCGGCGATCGACACGGTGACGCTCGACGAGGGGACCGCCTGGTTCCAGCCGTCGAACATCGAGTTCACCGACCTTGAGGTCGGCAATGGCGCGACCAACGTGATTCCGGCATCGGCGCGCGCGCGGCTGTCGATCCGCTTCAACGACCAGCAGAAGGGCGCCGATCTGGTCGCGATGGTCGAGCGCATCGCGCAGGACGTCGAGCCCGCGGCCAAGGTGATCGGCAAGATTTCGGGCGAGGCCTTTCTGACCCCGCCGGGCGCGCTGTCGTCGCTCGTCGCCGACGCGATCCGGGCCGAGACGGGCATCGAAGCCGACATGTCGACGACCGGCGGCACCTCTGACGCGCGCTTCCTCCATGCGCTGTGCCCGGTGGTCGAATTCGGGCTGACCAATGCGACGATGCACAAGCTCGACGAGGCGGTCGCGGTTGAAGACCTGCACACGCTGACGGCCATCTATCGCGGCATATTGGACCGTGCCCTTCGCTGA
- a CDS encoding cupin domain-containing protein produces the protein MPKLDLDTIPQTNVTGYPAPYDAPVQGRWYRRLAPASGLADFAASHVVLKPGAWSSQRHWHDGEDEMLVMISGEATLVEDAGRWPMRAGDIAVWPKGSTNGHHLVNESDADCVFVALGGGKLHDTGGGYSDIDMLFTPDGYFHKDGTPYPTKRLP, from the coding sequence ATGCCCAAGCTCGATCTCGACACCATCCCCCAGACCAACGTCACCGGCTATCCCGCCCCCTATGACGCGCCGGTACAGGGGCGCTGGTACCGCCGCCTCGCGCCCGCCTCCGGCCTTGCCGATTTCGCCGCGAGCCATGTCGTGCTGAAACCCGGCGCCTGGTCGTCGCAGCGCCACTGGCACGACGGCGAGGACGAGATGCTCGTGATGATTTCGGGCGAAGCCACGCTCGTCGAGGACGCGGGGCGCTGGCCGATGCGCGCGGGCGACATTGCGGTATGGCCGAAGGGCAGCACCAACGGCCATCATCTGGTCAATGAATCGGACGCCGACTGCGTCTTCGTCGCCTTGGGCGGCGGCAAGCTGCACGATACCGGCGGCGGCTATTCGGACATCGACATGCTGTTCACGCCCGACGGCTATTTCCACAAGGATGGCACGCCCTATCCGACGAAACGCCTGCCGTGA
- a CDS encoding LysE family translocator, whose product MTDADWIGFGLAVLLIELTPGPNMAWLAALAMGEGRRAGLAATAGVAIGLFVNAVAAALGIAFIVSASPLLWQVLRWGGAAFLLWLAWESWRDAGENSPALIAAPGRSRHHFLSGLVVNLLNPKAMLFYVVVIPRFNGGQVPGFGLAIALALVSIAIATAVHLTIVVAGTRVGGWISDPARTRTVRRILALAIVGVAIWFALTAGR is encoded by the coding sequence GTGACCGACGCCGACTGGATCGGCTTTGGCCTGGCGGTGCTGCTGATCGAACTGACGCCGGGCCCGAACATGGCGTGGCTCGCCGCGCTGGCGATGGGCGAAGGGCGCCGCGCGGGGCTGGCCGCAACCGCTGGGGTGGCGATCGGCCTGTTCGTCAACGCGGTCGCCGCCGCGCTCGGTATCGCCTTCATCGTGTCGGCCAGCCCGCTACTGTGGCAGGTCTTGCGCTGGGGCGGCGCCGCCTTCCTCCTCTGGCTTGCCTGGGAAAGCTGGCGCGACGCGGGCGAAAATTCACCGGCGCTGATCGCCGCGCCGGGCCGGTCGCGGCACCATTTCCTGTCGGGGCTGGTGGTCAATCTGCTCAATCCGAAGGCGATGCTCTTTTACGTCGTCGTCATCCCGCGCTTCAATGGCGGGCAGGTGCCGGGCTTCGGCCTCGCCATTGCGCTCGCGCTCGTCAGCATCGCGATCGCGACCGCGGTGCACCTGACGATCGTCGTGGCGGGGACCCGGGTCGGCGGCTGGATTTCAGACCCGGCGCGCACCCGCACCGTCCGCCGTATCCTCGCGCTCGCGATCGTCGGGGTGGCGATATGGTTTGCGCTGACCGCAGGCCGCTGA
- a CDS encoding OmpA family protein: MRAVSMKSKRLLLLAMLAGSVSTAVAVQAQDAPESDGSLLVTGAAPPDMAQMAEGPKVEGIISARSGDRMQVTTADGSNTVITIADATTIKSSGGFLGLNRDKLGAEALLNGLPVSVETRQWEGGLVASQIDLKSKDLRTASMIRNGTDQRFAEQTAATEALRGRMGDIDQYNVKATTTVNFDTGQSVLSPQAKSDLCAVAQQAESMDNALLLVVGYTDSTGSEELNQQLSEKRAGRVVNYLQQACGWKPYRMLTPTGMAEADPAASNDTVEGKAQNRRVAVNILVSKGLDGL; encoded by the coding sequence ATGCGTGCAGTTTCCATGAAATCGAAGCGATTGTTGTTGCTGGCGATGCTTGCCGGCTCGGTCAGCACCGCAGTGGCGGTGCAAGCGCAGGATGCGCCCGAAAGCGACGGGTCTTTGCTCGTAACCGGCGCCGCGCCGCCAGATATGGCGCAGATGGCCGAAGGCCCGAAGGTCGAAGGCATCATCTCGGCGCGCAGCGGCGACCGGATGCAGGTGACGACCGCCGACGGCAGCAACACCGTGATCACCATCGCCGACGCCACGACGATCAAGTCGAGCGGCGGCTTCCTGGGCCTGAACCGCGACAAGCTCGGTGCCGAAGCGCTGCTCAACGGCCTTCCCGTGTCGGTCGAGACGCGCCAGTGGGAAGGCGGGCTGGTCGCCAGCCAGATCGATCTCAAGAGTAAGGATCTGCGCACCGCCTCGATGATCCGCAACGGGACCGATCAGCGGTTCGCCGAACAGACCGCGGCCACCGAAGCGCTGCGCGGCCGGATGGGCGACATTGACCAGTATAATGTGAAAGCCACGACGACGGTGAATTTCGACACCGGCCAGTCGGTCCTGTCGCCGCAGGCGAAATCCGATCTGTGCGCGGTCGCGCAGCAGGCGGAAAGCATGGACAATGCCCTGCTGCTCGTCGTCGGCTACACCGATTCGACCGGCAGCGAGGAACTCAATCAGCAGCTCAGCGAAAAGCGCGCCGGACGCGTGGTGAATTATCTGCAGCAGGCGTGCGGCTGGAAGCCCTATCGCATGCTCACGCCGACCGGAATGGCCGAAGCCGATCCGGCAGCGAGCAACGACACGGTCGAAGGCAAGGCGCAGAATCGCCGCGTGGCCGTAAATATCCTCGTCAGCAAGGGGCTCGACGGCCTCTAA